Sequence from the Cucumis sativus cultivar 9930 chromosome 1, Cucumber_9930_V3, whole genome shotgun sequence genome:
TCAGCTACTGGTCCAttaaaaaatctttctttATCCAAATCCACAAAATTCTCATGTGCATTCATGTGGAAGGAACATTTTGTTTGTATGGAAGGACCAACAAATGAAACTTGCATATTGAAACCAGATCCGATATCCTTAGGGAAAGGAGTCAACCAAGAAATATATACCAATATGCACAACATAGTCAAAATagaaattcaattcatttattgaaatttcacacaacacaacaacaaaaaaacaaaaagtgcACCAAAAATGATCCATatttaacccaaaaaaaaaaaaaatctcactgATGCTCAATGAAGATGGTGAACTTGGGCGAATGGAGGATTTACAAATAACAGGCTTGGGTGAACGACGTTGACAAACGAGGTTAAAGGGGCTTTTATTATAGTTACAAACAACTGACTGATGCGATTGACACATTTGCAAATATTTCCATTTGATATGATGTTATCTTGAGAAGTTATTAAAAGGGACTTTTATTGTAGTGCATAATGATTCTGATAGTTCATTGATCGGTTGAAACCAATGCagttttatgaaaatggaAACGATGTAAGgtaaaactaaagaaaattgaagaagagatATAATGGCCCTTAATGATCTCTTCCTAATAACGAGGTTAAAGCGTCAGCTTCTCCCTTACGGACAAAGCTTTGTTATGTCTTTTGACCACTAATAACAGCCAAGAACACCATCATTTCTAATATTGAAAAACCAGATTGCAAATCATATTTCAACTTTGACACAAAACTTCACTAATAATGGAATCTTTGAGAATTAAATTACCTTAGCAATAAATAAGTGTACTTTTGGTACATACATGTATCTGCATTTGATTtaggctttcaaaattttagttatggGCAATGGTTAGCTGTAAAACACTTAGTTTCATGCACTCGATTTTTCCaacatagtaaaaaaataaaattaaataattgaagaaaaaaaaaattgccaCACAgcaaattttagttcatttgcTATAGTTGAAAATAGCGGGACCCCgttaaaaattgaatagattttaagaaaatgacataagaaataaattcttaatagtttgaaaacaattgatgTGGTGTAAAAATAAGGAActcaagaaaatataatattaaataaatataatataataaataaataaataataaagaaaataagaaattaggAAAATCTCCTTTTCgaaaattcatcaatataagTGTGTCCACATAATCTACCAAacgtctctatttatagataaTTTAGATTAGGTTACATGGTCACAATAATGTTGTCTTCAACACACATGTCAAAGGTGTTGGATGATAGAAGAGGTGACATGTGCTCAGGGATGGATTTATTAAGGGGACACGGGCACACGTTCCTCCTCACATTCTCGACTTtcgtattttaatattaattttaaagtgttaaattacaatgtatattaaataatgcttctttattactaaatttttgtaactatttatactttctttattttacccatctatttttcttttatatatagtgcCTCTTACATATAGTTTCTGGATCCACCGTTGTACGTGATTATGACACTAACAATTAATTTTGCTCTAATATATTTGTACATGTACACACACAAGTAGAAAAATTGATTGCCTATATTggttgaatttaataaataaaaggaaacaaaatgtatttacatttttagcaaaaaaaaaaaaaatagagattaGATCAGACCatatattacttttatattattcCAAAATTACCTTTTACCATATTCAAATATTCGCTcgattcttcatcttctttgattaattttattggCAACTTGTGTTGgagttattttgttaaaaagaattaaatagattctttttatttaaaaagaaggtaaaagactttttagttaattaaagaaaaagacaaaagatctttatttataaaaggtttttctcatatttaggaatattttattgtaaagaAGGGGTTCTTCCGTTCAAAGAAAAGACTTTCTTCGTtatttaaaagcataaattttttttaatgtaaaatcCATTATTTGTAACTGTTGTTCAGAAGTTTATATCTTATGAAGAATTCTTGATATCTTCCTTAATGGTTCTATTGTATTTGAGATAAGATATTTAAAGAAGACTTTTCTACAAGTGGAGCTTGGTCATCTTCATGAGATTCAAATACAATGTAGGGGGAGTCTGAgcatttttagttttggtaGTTTTGgtttataactaaaaagaatACTAGATCTAGAGTGAGTGTCTTCTAGATTGTTAAagtattatactaatttcaatcataataaaatttgctTATCTAAACTAGAAAAGCTCTCCAAACGTAGGTGGGTTTACTGAACTGGGTTAACAAAGTCGTATGTGTTCtctgcattttttaaaatatttttgcacCTATTGCTATTCCTCTAGTTATTAACTACAGTAACAACTATACGAAAAATATTTCACCTTTTCAACTTGTTTTGTGTGATCGTTGAAGTATTGATCACAACGACAATATTTCCATGCATGTTTCCACATCCATCACCAACAACAAATACTTCCACAGTCGGTGTTATTTCTACATCCACCAACCGGTGACAATTTCATTTccacatattatattttttcttatccttcttttcgttttttttttcttcttcgtctcattcttctttcttcttcttctttgtgttTTCACATCCATCACCAACGACAAATATTTCTATAGCCAGTATTTCCACATTCATCACAGGTGACAATTTCCTTTTCtggtattctttttttcttttctctctttttcttcttttcattatttttcttctttcttcttcttgttcgtGTTTCCACACCCATCACCATTGGCAAATATTTCCACATCCATCACTTGTGATAATTTCCTTTCTAggtgttctttttcttcttttccttcttctcgttcttctctctttttcttgtttttatgGTTGGCTCAAGAGTCTGTAATAGATTAGTGAGAACCCGTTGTATTTCTGAGACTCAGAATATTATGTATTTCTACATAAAACTCTTTTTCAAAACAGGTTGTCCATTGATTGGATGCTTGAGCCATCCCAAAGTTTTAAGTGTTTTTTGCAATGTCTTTATAAAAGATAGATTTTAGTTCAAGTTTAAGCAAGGTTGATATGTATCATTAGAAGGAGAACGATGTTAGTTGACTTCACGTCGTTATCTTGAGAATAGAGAAAAGGTGTTCCGGATGAGGTGTGACAacttggtatcagagcattaCGCTCTAATGGAATTAAAAAGAGTGTAGTTCATAGTAGTTAACACTGAGGGAAAATTGTGAGTAGTAAATAAAAGTTGAGTTAGTTCATTGCTAACACTAAGGGTTAAGTTAAAGTAGAACTAGAAGAGTAGAGTTCTAGTATGAGTGTTATGTAAAAATGTAAGAGAGTTAAGTTGAACCTAAGTGAGTTTAGAGAATTGAGAGAAGAGTAAGAGAGTAAGctaacaaattttttcatCATGCAGAATTCTCTTACATATGCCACATCTCCAATTTATACTAGAGCATTACATACACCATCTTCCATTAATACTAGAGCATCACGTGTACATCTCTTTTTACCATTcacctaaaaaatattaaaatattttaaaaagaagaaaaaaacgaaaCTTATCGAATGACAAGTGATGAAACAATTTTATGAGATGCACAAAAGAGGTGATGATTTAGATGCATCTAAGTATCTTTTATTCTAATTATTgtacttttaaactttttttccaACCTCTCAAATCGTCCTTTCCGCACCACTAAGATTGGCAAGGGGCTATGTAGGATGGTCTCCTCGTCCCCATCCCTAATGAAGGAATTTACCCCATCCCAGTTCATTTGACGTTAAGGATGGTGCGACGAGTCCCCGCCAGGGAAATAAGTCCCCATGTGGTGCTCATTctccatttaatttttttaaaaaaaaaaactcactgTAGCGAACGACAGTGAAATTGAATAGTTAAATTGACTaacgaaaaaaataaaaatattattaaactaaaatattaagaatttttaCCCATGTAGcctaaataaatatacttaattacaCAGTCGGAATCTAATGAGGTATTGTTTTACACAAAAATGTGGcctaatttactttttcagGTCTCCTTACTATAGAAAGAAGCATCATGTGAAGTTTATTTGatgtattaatattatttatatattgggACTATCTTTTAAAGTGAAggatactttaattttaaataaaaaacggaaataatatttttcacatataataataataataattttaaaaacttcaaaagaaaaaaaaaattgaagcatGAGAaagtgtatttttaaaaatattatgttatGATTAAACCCATAGAATAGCTGTgactttgaagaaaaaaaaactatgacTGTTAAAATCTATTAAACTATGATCCATAATGTTATTAACTATGGAGTTGTATCACATTGTCACGcatatatcaaaacaaaacacaaactCCATACCATCTATAAGAAATTtactaaaacttaaaatcaaCAAGCAATGGCAAAACAGAAtccaattaatttgtttatttatatatacatatattgcAAACACAACTTCTAATTTTAACTCCTCAAATAATTGTGAGGATACATAGAAAATATAGACACCGCCTATTTTTGTCTTGTAGACACTGTTTCTTAGGCAGCTTATGCTTGATGGTCAAGAAAGCCTTGGTACATATCATGAGATAAACGTGGCTTTGCATGCAAATGCAATGGCTTTGATAGAGATAATTCACTGGTTTCAGGTGACGTCTTTATGAATTTTGGCAATAAAGTCCATGAAAATCCTTGTAGAAGTCTAGCAAATAACATCATGGTAATGTTGGTTCCTAGTGAGCCACCAGGACAGCCTCTCCTCCCTCTAGTGAAGGTGATGAATCGCAAAGTGGGTTCTGAAATTCCAAATTCAACTGTCCCGTCTTTTAGATGACGTTCTGGATCAAATTTCATTGGATCCTTCCAAATCCTTGGATTTCGACCAAGACCCAAACGACTCAGCAACACTTCGCTTCCTTTGGGAATAAAGTAGCCAGCCACAACAATGTCAGAGTTGGACACATGAGCAACATTGAAGGGTGAAAATGGATGAAGTCGAAAAGATTCTCTAGCACAAGCTGTGAGATACTTGAGTTTCGGAATATCCGATTCTTGAACCAATCTCTCCCTTCCAACTACTTTATCCAATTCTTCAACAGCTTTTTCGAGAACTTTTGGTTGATTGAGTAATTCTGCCATTGCCCATTCCACTGCATTTGAAGGATTATCTATGGTAGCAATTTGTATGTCCTATCATTATAATAATTGTGGTAAAAATTGACATTAGGATACGTCAACAAATTTGAGGAAGCTTAAATTaacaaagaaattttgagattgtGTATTCTTCTTTGaacatggaaaaaaaatatgaggtCAAATAATATGTCAAAAACGGTCTTGAACATTAAACAACGATTTAGCACGTGCATCATTAATAGacatttaaattatgaaaaattgcatcggatgacaaaaatatttagaaaaaaaaacagactataacacctattttttttgcatattgcgaatatgacaaaattagtgatttCAAACGACTATTAGAAGGCTGTCAGAggattattgatttttaaatttactacttttccAATTTAGAAGAAGTAGTGAGATAAgctttattatcataaattttcttttgttatttttgccGTGTCccattaattattgtttagtaaaattcataaatgtaaaattaaataaatatgcaaatagaacaaatatttttgttgtaacATTTAATTACGATTTTAGAAACCAAAAAATCGAGTTTAGTAATAATTTATCCATATACATAGTATGTATGTACGAATgagtaatttatttatgatcaTTAGTTATCGTATACAAAACTGTAGAACACTTACCATGATTTGAGTTTTGATCTCTTCTATGGACAACGAGGAATTTCCATTGTCATCTTCAAGTGAAATGAGGATATCAAGAATGTCTTGTAccccttttattttcttgtcatttttcCATCGTTGAACTCTCTCTTTTATAATCCGGTCATCATATTTTCCAAGGACATTCAAAGCgttcttcaaaattttttgATGTCCATCTAAATCAAAAGGCTTCAACCAAGGCATGAAATCTGATATAGAAAATGAGTTAACATGCCTAACAATGGTCAACAATGCTTGATTatgctcttcttcttcaaaagtTGGGCCCCCATCTTCCCTCCCTTTGCCATAGTATCTTCTATTGAATACCATTCTTCTAACAATGTTACCACAATAATGTTGTGTTATGCTTCTAACGTTAATCACTGCACCTCCTCCATTTTTACGTGTTTGGTTGAAAATATAGTGTAAAAGAGCATCCGCTTCCGCGGTTCTTTGGCCAAGCATTTGATGGAGAGTTGATGGATTGAGTATCTTTGATGTCAgaattcttttcatcttactCCATTGGGATCCTGTTGGAGATAATATTGCGGAGACACTTCCACTAGTTAACATATCAACATCCTTGGAAACGGAAGAGCGCGATCCAAAGACAGAATCATATGTTTTAAGGAATTCAAGAGCGAGCTCTGGAGAAGTGACAGGAATTATGTAAGTATTTCTGAGGCGTATGGAAGCAATTTCAACATTGAATTGCTTCATAATTGAGTGAATCCATTCGTGCGTTGACGAGTTGTTCCTGGACAGCATTGCGGGGAGGCAGCCAACAAGAGGCCATGGCTTTGGCCCCGGCGGAAGAGGTGGTTGCAAGTTTGAGTCTCTATCTATGTGGTTATaacgttgaaaaaagaagaaagaagtgaaagccataaatagaaatataatgAAAGTTTTGGAGGTTATGGCTACCGGAAAGTTTTGGTAAATCAATTGAGTAACGTATATGAAAGCAACTTCCATCACTTTCTCAACGTATAGTAATGGAATGGTTTTTAGTTATATCCTTTGGGGAATGTGTGTGCATATATATAGACATAGGTGGCATTTGAAATATCGTTTGTAGAAACACATAAATTAATGTTCAATTAAAttactattataattaatttcaaaatgtatCTGTATGGTATTTCATCGTGATAAAAATGTTTAGCTTGATTGAATTTCTAATTAAGCTTTCAACTTTGTTAGTCCAAAAGTTGCTTCTTCAACCTAATAAAGTGTATactttaaatgtttaattttaaaaaatataagttatttggaaaagaaaattcaattgtttaataattactcaaaatagtttttaaaatatattttaatacatttttatcaaaataatttacataaaagtgactttttaaaaagtattttttctCAAAGTCAATTTAGACTATTCTTAATATTGGGttgcttttttgttttctattttctgcCTAATAAATCCTTCTTCCCACCTATTTGATATGATGTGaatgaaataataacaaagtaTCATTTCAAGTTCTTGTAACTTTCGAAAATTTGAGGTATTTTTCGacttaattatcttattttattaagattttaaatctttttgaTGTGATTTATGTTGGAGTTggtgaagaaaagagagattttattataaagaaaacagaaatggaacataataatattaataataatataatatattattataataataataatttttattactattattattagtggtttttttaaaaatatgacaaaGCAAAAAAGTGTTTACAAgctagaacaattttgaaaatgaaaaaagtccACCTATCCataatagaaaatacaaaaaatgccTAAGGATAAATTGACATTTAGAGTGCATAATACATTTGGaaaacgatcatttagatttggctattcttttctatattattgtttatattttgctactcaaatctaaattatttttttttcaaaattctttggtacaaaatatcaagatttttttgtacatgatcatttagatttgatcatttaaattttgataacaaaacctaaacaactttttctcaaaaaatttTTATGTacaatcgtttatatttggtacatgatcgcTTAGagttaattgtttaaatttaggtttccaaatattttttttatatatttggaacGCGATCGTGTAGAAAtgtgatcgtttagatttggtacacgatcatttatatttggctacccaaatctaaacgattttttttaagatttcttgattcacaatcgtttagatttgacaatCTAATAAcccaacatttttctttttcacgaTCTTTGATATTTGGCACACAAtcttaaacaaccaaataacagttaaaaaaaacttttatatttggtatatgaTCTCGAACCAAATAACtgtttgaaaaagataaaagaaaaattatagaagaaaaaaaatattgtagaagaaagaagatggaaagaaagagcaaatgaaaaatattttaaaaaatggtagaaaaagacaatggaaagaaaaaaaaaaccgtagaagaggaagagaagaaagacaatgaaaaGCAAGGGCAAACCtggaatattttaaaaaatgatcagagctttttcattttgttacatgggctggaaatattttttttagttttttatatttatgaaaattaactcgtttcaatagaaaattttgaaaccaatcacaaattgccacataatttactatattaaggatgaaaatataaatagttaaatttgaaactaattaaaaaaatcgaTATATCGCATGATGTCACatgtttgacaaattttgatGATGTCACATGTCTTCATATTGGAACAAGTTAATTGTTTTGgtccaattaaatattatttatttggagtaagttcaattgaaaaaaaaaaaaaaaacttaatttagtcCAAAGTCTAAATATGACGCAAATCCACGTGGTTGAGTCCTCatatattacatttttgtcGGGATAATCCaatctaaacatttttcttacatttttatcaaattgatTGGAGGTCTCTTACAATTTGATAGGAGAGGTTCATCAGTAGAGtgaacaatttaattttccaatCTTAGGGTTTCCCTTAGGTTAATTAATCTTTGTCAAAGTTGTATACTTTTAGCTGCAATGTAAATTTTGCAGTGAAAACATACATCCCTCATTGAATCTAAGAT
This genomic interval carries:
- the LOC101216155 gene encoding isoleucine N-monooxygenase 1-like; protein product: MLTSGSVSAILSPTGSQWSKMKRILTSKILNPSTLHQMLGQRTAEADALLHYIFNQTRKNGGGAVINVRSITQHYCGNIVRRMVFNRRYYGKGREDGGPTFEEEEHNQALLTIVRHVNSFSISDFMPWLKPFDLDGHQKILKNALNVLGKYDDRIIKERVQRWKNDKKIKGVQDILDILISLEDDNGNSSLSIEEIKTQIMDIQIATIDNPSNAVEWAMAELLNQPKVLEKAVEELDKVVGRERLVQESDIPKLKYLTACARESFRLHPFSPFNVAHVSNSDIVVAGYFIPKGSEVLLSRLGLGRNPRIWKDPMKFDPERHLKDGTVEFGISEPTLRFITFTRGRRGCPGGSLGTNITMMLFARLLQGFSWTLLPKFIKTSPETSELSLSKPLHLHAKPRLSHDMYQGFLDHQA